Proteins from one Listeria innocua genomic window:
- a CDS encoding 1,4-dihydroxy-2-naphthoate polyprenyltransferase, with the protein MANASKSALTKQTGFQKWWSLLRPHTLVASFVPVFLGTSVAMSYTSFHFTRFIVMLIACFFIQTSANLFNEYFDYKKGQDDEHSVGNGGAIVRNGMRPGFILFLAIFLYILSILGGVYLSIELNWYVGLLGAICMLVGFLYTGGPYPIAYTPFGEIMAGFFMGGIITFISFYIQAEFISSFIVYVSIPIMVLVGNLLLANSIRDLVPDKKNGRLTLAILLGRKWATVLFAAAFLFSYVFEIALIFTQDAPWWTLLILLSLPEAIRAVRRFIGKTSPITMVPAMKSTSKALTIFGITLAFAYLLSLLSRNLFM; encoded by the coding sequence ATGGCTAATGCCTCAAAATCTGCACTTACAAAACAAACTGGATTTCAAAAATGGTGGTCGTTACTTCGCCCTCATACGCTTGTAGCTTCTTTTGTTCCGGTATTTTTAGGAACCTCCGTCGCAATGAGCTATACCAGTTTTCATTTTACACGTTTTATCGTCATGCTAATTGCTTGTTTCTTCATTCAAACATCAGCCAATCTATTCAATGAATATTTTGATTATAAAAAAGGACAAGACGATGAACATTCGGTTGGAAATGGTGGTGCTATCGTTCGTAATGGTATGCGCCCAGGTTTTATATTGTTCCTAGCAATCTTTTTATACATTTTATCGATCCTCGGTGGCGTTTATCTATCCATTGAATTAAATTGGTACGTCGGTTTACTTGGCGCAATTTGTATGCTTGTTGGCTTTCTTTATACAGGCGGACCTTACCCAATTGCTTATACGCCGTTTGGTGAAATTATGGCAGGGTTCTTTATGGGAGGAATTATTACTTTTATTTCTTTCTACATCCAAGCGGAATTTATTAGTTCGTTTATCGTCTACGTTTCCATTCCAATAATGGTACTTGTTGGAAACTTGTTACTAGCCAATAGTATTCGTGATTTAGTTCCTGATAAGAAAAATGGTCGTTTAACTTTAGCTATTTTACTTGGTCGTAAATGGGCAACCGTTCTTTTCGCAGCTGCTTTTCTGTTCAGTTATGTATTTGAAATCGCCCTTATCTTTACCCAAGATGCTCCGTGGTGGACACTATTAATTCTACTTAGTTTGCCAGAAGCCATTCGTGCGGTTCGTCGATTCATTGGAAAAACTTCACCTATCACAATGGTTCCAGCAATGAAATCTACTTCTAAAGCTTTAACTATCTTTGGAATTACACTAGCATTCGCTTATCTTTTAAGCCTATTATCTAGAAACTTATTCATGTAA
- a CDS encoding bifunctional homocysteine S-methyltransferase/methylenetetrahydrofolate reductase, which produces MNLRKDLSEKVLIADGAMGTLLYSYGVDRSFEELNLSHPEDIVAIHKAYIGAGADIIQTNTYGANYIKLARYGLEDEVKRINQAAIRLAKEAARGTGTYIFGTIGGINGAVDARLPAAPLEEIKRSFREQLYCFLLDGVDAILLETYYDLDELKTVLKILRETTDLPVVANVSMHEPGILQNGKKLPDALEELIALGADVVGINCRLGPYHMARALETVPLYDKAYLAVYPNASLPEVQEGKVIYQSDTDYFEHYGEVFRQEGARIIGGCCGTTPDHIRALRKGLESTKPVLEKEVRPILELVPEEVEDEESGERLLDKVKERLTILVELDPPRTFDTSKFFEGAKALDEAGVDAITISDNSLATPRISNMALASILKHEYGIKPLIHLTTRDHNLVGMHSHVMGFHKLGLHDVLAITGDPTKVGDFPGASSVFDLRSVELVQLIKKFNDGISYTGKSLKEKARFHVGAAFNPNVLNLEKAVRLIERKVEYGADYIITQPIYDVNKAVLLKEALQKANIDVPLFIGVMPLLSSRNAEFLHNEVPGIRLTDGVRERMREAEEHGHANEEGMAIARELVDAICEHFQGIYIITPFLRYDLSIELAKYVQNKQQLQIASK; this is translated from the coding sequence ATGAATTTAAGAAAAGATTTAAGCGAAAAAGTATTAATTGCAGATGGTGCGATGGGCACTTTGCTTTATTCCTACGGGGTGGACCGTTCGTTTGAAGAACTGAATTTATCTCATCCGGAAGATATTGTAGCGATTCATAAGGCTTATATTGGTGCTGGTGCGGATATTATTCAAACTAATACTTACGGAGCTAATTATATTAAACTCGCTCGATATGGTCTTGAGGATGAAGTGAAGCGAATTAACCAAGCCGCCATTCGGTTAGCAAAGGAAGCGGCGAGAGGGACTGGGACGTATATCTTTGGCACGATTGGCGGGATAAATGGTGCTGTGGATGCAAGACTTCCGGCGGCTCCTCTAGAAGAAATTAAGCGTAGTTTTCGGGAGCAGTTATACTGTTTTTTGTTAGATGGTGTGGATGCAATTTTGCTTGAGACATATTATGATTTAGATGAACTTAAAACGGTGCTGAAAATTCTCCGTGAGACGACTGATTTACCTGTCGTGGCAAATGTATCGATGCATGAACCAGGTATCCTGCAAAACGGGAAAAAATTACCAGATGCGCTGGAAGAACTTATTGCGCTCGGTGCAGATGTGGTTGGTATCAATTGCCGACTTGGACCATATCATATGGCGCGTGCTCTTGAAACAGTACCACTTTATGATAAGGCATACTTAGCTGTTTATCCCAATGCGAGCCTGCCAGAAGTGCAAGAAGGGAAAGTCATTTATCAGTCAGATACAGATTATTTTGAGCATTACGGGGAAGTTTTTCGACAAGAAGGTGCACGAATTATTGGTGGCTGTTGCGGAACGACTCCAGATCATATTCGGGCTTTACGTAAAGGATTAGAGAGCACTAAGCCCGTTTTGGAAAAAGAAGTTCGACCGATTTTGGAGCTTGTTCCTGAAGAAGTGGAGGACGAGGAGTCTGGTGAGCGTTTACTTGATAAGGTGAAGGAACGGTTGACGATTTTAGTAGAACTTGATCCACCTCGGACTTTTGATACATCGAAATTTTTTGAAGGAGCTAAGGCGCTGGATGAGGCTGGAGTTGACGCGATTACGATTTCGGATAATTCACTAGCGACTCCGAGAATTAGTAATATGGCGCTGGCTTCCATTTTGAAACATGAGTATGGCATTAAGCCGTTGATTCATTTGACGACGCGGGACCATAATTTAGTTGGGATGCATTCGCATGTGATGGGATTTCATAAGCTAGGTCTCCATGATGTGCTTGCGATTACTGGTGATCCGACTAAAGTAGGTGATTTCCCAGGAGCATCCTCGGTGTTTGATTTAAGATCGGTGGAGCTCGTTCAACTGATTAAAAAGTTTAATGACGGTATTTCATATACAGGAAAATCGTTGAAGGAAAAAGCGCGGTTTCATGTTGGCGCAGCGTTTAACCCCAATGTGCTTAACTTAGAAAAGGCGGTTCGATTAATTGAACGAAAAGTAGAATACGGCGCGGATTATATTATTACGCAGCCCATTTATGATGTAAATAAAGCTGTTTTACTTAAAGAAGCTTTGCAAAAGGCAAATATTGATGTGCCGCTTTTTATCGGGGTTATGCCATTACTTTCAAGTCGAAATGCAGAATTTCTTCATAATGAAGTTCCGGGCATTCGCTTGACTGATGGGGTTCGGGAACGGATGAGAGAAGCGGAAGAACACGGTCACGCAAATGAAGAAGGCATGGCGATTGCGCGTGAATTAGTTGATGCTATTTGTGAGCATTTTCAGGGGATTTATATTATTACGCCATTTTTACGATATGATTTGTCGATTGAACTTGCGAAATATGTTCAAAATAAACAACAATTACAAATTGCTTCCAAATAA
- the metC gene encoding cystathionine beta-lyase, which yields MAKDYGQDTAVIKASLGIDKETGALNTPIHLSSTFHQHDFDNYHTYDYARSGNPTREKVEQAIAELEGGTNGFAFASGMAAVSAALFTLSKGDHFIISKDVYGGTFRLVEQVLPRFGITHTFVDTTNIDEVAKAFQANTKLVYLETPSNPLLHVTDIRTVSKLAKANGCYTFVDNTFLTPLIQKPLELGADLVIHSATKFLGGHSDILAGLIVTNNPDLAEAIYFLQNSTGGVLGVQDSWLLLRGLKTLSVRMKAGTETAEKIALFLNAEPDVVAVHYPGLPSHAGYEIQVEQATSGGAVLSFDLGSEEAVRELVNHLELPVFSVSLGAVESILSYPAKMSHAAVPEKERLAQGITPGLLRFSAGLEDADDLIADLKQALSFIKKGSVAK from the coding sequence GTGGCTAAGGATTATGGGCAAGATACAGCTGTAATTAAAGCTAGTTTAGGAATCGATAAAGAAACAGGTGCACTTAATACACCCATTCATTTATCGTCTACATTTCATCAACATGATTTTGATAATTACCATACTTATGATTATGCAAGAAGTGGCAATCCAACGCGGGAAAAAGTGGAGCAAGCGATTGCAGAATTAGAAGGTGGCACGAACGGTTTTGCTTTTGCAAGTGGTATGGCTGCTGTTTCTGCGGCACTTTTCACACTATCTAAAGGGGATCATTTTATTATTTCAAAAGATGTGTATGGTGGAACTTTTCGTTTGGTTGAGCAAGTGTTGCCGAGGTTTGGGATTACGCATACTTTTGTTGATACGACAAATATTGATGAAGTTGCGAAGGCATTTCAAGCGAATACTAAGTTAGTTTACTTGGAAACGCCATCTAATCCGCTACTACATGTGACGGACATTCGGACTGTTTCTAAACTTGCGAAAGCGAATGGTTGCTATACGTTTGTTGATAATACTTTTTTAACACCTCTTATTCAAAAACCGTTAGAGCTTGGAGCAGATTTAGTTATCCACAGTGCGACGAAATTTCTTGGCGGTCATAGTGATATTTTGGCAGGACTTATTGTTACTAATAACCCGGATTTGGCTGAAGCTATTTACTTTTTGCAAAATTCAACTGGTGGGGTTCTTGGGGTGCAAGATTCTTGGCTGTTGCTTCGTGGACTTAAAACGCTATCTGTTCGGATGAAAGCTGGGACGGAAACTGCGGAAAAAATTGCTTTGTTTTTAAATGCGGAACCAGATGTAGTCGCGGTGCATTATCCTGGGTTACCATCCCATGCAGGCTATGAAATTCAAGTGGAACAAGCCACGAGTGGTGGAGCTGTTTTGTCTTTTGATCTTGGTAGCGAAGAAGCTGTGCGCGAGCTCGTAAATCATTTGGAGTTACCGGTATTTTCCGTGAGTTTAGGTGCGGTTGAGAGTATTTTATCTTATCCTGCTAAAATGTCTCATGCTGCTGTTCCAGAAAAGGAGCGTTTGGCGCAAGGAATTACACCAGGATTATTACGTTTTTCAGCGGGGCTTGAGGATGCAGATGATTTGATTGCTGATTTAAAACAAGCACTTTCGTTCATTAAGAAAGGAAGTGTCGCGAAATGA
- a CDS encoding aminotransferase class I/II-fold pyridoxal phosphate-dependent enzyme, which translates to MAKLKQETIAAQIGNRKCERTGAVNMPVYFSTAYQHADLGVSTGYDYTRTGNPTRDALQEALAELENGTHAFATSSGMSAIQLVFQLFKTGEHIISSQDLYGGTFRYFEQFGAQYQIGFSYWDGANVNDLEKLVRPETKAIFIETPTNPLMQETDIASVSRWAHANDLLVIVDNTFYTPVLQQPLTLGADIVIHSATKYLGGHNDVLAGAVIVKEEWLGKFFFDQLNATGTVLSPFDSWLLIRGLKTLVLRVRQHQANAEKIAAFLEEHELVEEVRYPGRGGMISFFIKDAALVSPLLKELELFTFAESLGGVESLITYPTTQTHADIPVELRNSYGLTDKLLRISVGIEASEDLIADLSKALDAVLKGVTARG; encoded by the coding sequence ATGGCAAAGCTGAAACAAGAGACGATAGCAGCGCAAATTGGAAATAGAAAGTGTGAAAGAACGGGTGCTGTCAATATGCCAGTCTACTTCTCTACAGCTTACCAGCATGCCGATCTTGGGGTATCAACGGGATATGATTATACTAGAACGGGAAATCCAACGCGAGATGCTTTACAAGAAGCACTTGCGGAACTAGAGAATGGCACGCATGCATTTGCGACGAGTTCTGGGATGAGTGCGATTCAATTAGTCTTTCAGCTATTTAAAACGGGTGAACATATTATAAGTTCGCAGGATTTGTACGGAGGGACTTTTAGATATTTTGAACAGTTTGGAGCGCAATATCAGATTGGTTTTTCTTATTGGGACGGGGCGAATGTGAATGATTTGGAAAAATTGGTTCGCCCGGAAACAAAAGCAATTTTCATCGAAACGCCGACTAATCCATTGATGCAAGAAACAGACATTGCTAGTGTGTCTCGGTGGGCACATGCGAATGATTTACTTGTTATTGTAGATAATACATTTTATACACCTGTTTTGCAGCAACCATTAACTTTAGGCGCAGATATTGTTATTCATAGTGCGACGAAGTATCTTGGTGGACATAACGATGTGCTGGCAGGCGCGGTTATTGTTAAAGAGGAATGGCTTGGAAAATTCTTTTTTGATCAGCTAAATGCAACGGGTACTGTGTTATCGCCATTTGATAGTTGGCTTTTGATTCGTGGTCTGAAGACGCTTGTTTTACGAGTGAGACAGCATCAGGCAAATGCGGAGAAAATCGCTGCGTTTTTGGAGGAGCATGAGTTAGTGGAGGAAGTGCGCTATCCGGGCCGCGGGGGAATGATTAGTTTCTTTATTAAGGATGCAGCGCTCGTATCTCCACTTTTAAAAGAGCTTGAGTTGTTTACTTTTGCGGAAAGTTTAGGTGGGGTAGAGAGTTTGATTACTTATCCAACAACGCAAACTCATGCCGATATTCCAGTGGAACTTAGAAATTCTTATGGGCTCACAGATAAATTATTACGAATTTCGGTTGGAATTGAAGCTAGTGAAGATTTAATTGCTGATTTATCTAAAGCGCTTGATGCGGTTTTGAAAGGGGTGACCGCTCGTGGCTAA